From Mustela erminea isolate mMusErm1 chromosome 1, mMusErm1.Pri, whole genome shotgun sequence, a single genomic window includes:
- the FBXO40 gene encoding F-box only protein 40 isoform X2 yields MGRARRPLPGQHRHCEKCFNRHCHIPVEPDVSCLVINCHLSCGATFHMCKEAEHELLCPLEEVPCLNSEYGCPLSMSRHKLAKHLQVCPASVVCCSMEWNRWPNVDSETILHENIMKETPSEECLDTALALQDQKVLFRSLKMVELFPETREPTEEEPTMNGEANWEEMGGAVGGAEASLVPHGGLSATNGEMVELSQEEREVLAKTKEGMDLAKFDKWENIFSKEHAASALTSSSVGCESKNGHNPGKEQFSSDNNMGGEETFKEKEPQEKQKQQDFHAALETTGLAPWQDGVLERLKTAVDAKDYNMYLVHNGRMLIHFGQMPACTPKERDFVYGNLEAQEVKTVYTFKVPVSYCGKRARVGDAMSSCKPSEHKAVDTSDLGITVEDLPKSDLIKTTLLCALERELKGHVISESRSIDGLFMDFATQTYNFEPEQFSSGTVLADLLTNANPGGLHVELHSECVTRRHNKSSSAFTFTCNKFFRRDEFPLHFKNVHTDIQSCLNGWFQHRCPLAYLGCTFIQNHFRPPGQKAKVIYSQELKTFAIKPEVASELSERKKNNHLSGHGGKSQNCLTSLPLEVLQYIAGFLDSISLSQLSQVSVLMRNICATLLQERGMVLLQWKKKRYSHGGTSWRVHRESPRSDFYRLPQSTTLPSSFQLGKSTASVSLEMEGEESGNSAASSPKSRAGSLMKLPPWLNT; encoded by the exons cctgggcagcacagacattgTGAGAAATGCTTCAACCGTCACTGCCACATTCCTGTGGAGCCTGATGTCTCCTGTCTGGTGATAAACTGTCACCTGTCCTGTGGTGCCACCTTCCACATGTGCAAAGAGGCAGAGCATGAGCTCCTCTGCCCTCTGGAGGAGGTTCCATGCCTCAACTCTGAATATGGCTGTCCGCTTTCCATGTCTCGCCATAAGCTGGCCAAGCACTTACAAGTGTGCCCCGCCAGTGTGGTCTGCTGCTCCATGGAGTGGAATCGCTGGCCGAATGTGGACTCTGAAACAATCCTTCATGAGAACATCATGAAAGAGACCCCCAGTGAGGAGTGTTTGGACACAGCTCTTGCCCTCCAGGACCAGAAGGTCCTCTTTAGATCTTTGAAAATGGTAGAACTTTTCCCAGAAACTAGAGAGCCCACTGAAGAGGAGCCTACTATGAATGGTGAAGCTAACTGGGAGGAAATGGGAGGAGCAGTGGGTGGAGCAGAAGCCAGTTTGGTACCACATGGAGGCCTATCAGCAACTAATGGAGAGATGGTAGAACTGAGTCAAGAAGAACGAGAGGTGTTAGCCAAAACCAAAGAAGGGATGGACCTGGCCAAGTTTGACAAGTGGGAAAATATATTCAGCAAAGAGCATGCAGCCTCTGCTTTAACAAGCTCATCAGTAGGCTGTGAGAGTAAGAATGGGCACAACCCAGGGAAAGAACAGTTTTCTAGCGACAATAACATGGGAGGAGAGGAGactttcaaagagaaagaaccaCAGGAAAAACAGAAGCAGCAGGACTTTCATGCAGCTCTGGAAACAACAGGGCTCGCGCCTTGGCAAGATGGTGTTCTGGAAAGACTGAAAACAGCTGTGGATGCAAAGGACTACAATATGTACCTGGTGCACAATGGGAGGATGCTTATTCACTTTGGTCAGATGCCTGCTTGCACGCCTAAGGAGAGAGACTTTGTTTATGGCAACCTTGAGGCTCAGGAAGTGAAGACTGTTTACACCTTCAAAGTTCCTGTGAGCTACTGTGGGAAGCGGGCTCGTGTTGGAGATGCCATGTCGAGTTGTAAGCCAAGTGAACACAAGGCAGTAGACACTTCAGATTTAGGGATCACGGTGGAGGACCTACCCAAATCAGATCTCATTAAGACCACCCTCTTGTGTGCTTTAGAAAGAGAACTTAAAGGTCATGTCATCTCTGAATCCAGGAGCATTGATGGACTGTTCATGGATTTTGCTACACAGACATACAATTTTGAGCCAGAACAATTTTCCTCTGGGACAGTGCTGGCTGACCTCCTAACCAATGCCAACCCAGGAGGGCTCCATGTGGAACTCCACAGTGAGTGTGTGACCAGGAGACACAACAAGAGCAGCTCTGCCTTCACTTTCACTTGCAACAAATTCTTCAGGAGGGATGAATTCCCCCTACATTTCAAGAATGTCCACACAGACATTCAATCATGTCTCAATGGCTGGTTCCAGCATCGATGCCCTCTTGCCTACTTGGGGTGTACTTTTATTCAAAACCATTTCCGTCCCCCTGGGCAAAAGGCAAAAGTGATCTATAGTCAGGAGCTTAAGACCTTTGCCATCAAGCCAGAGGTTGCCTCAGAgctgagtgagagaaagaagaacaaccATCTCTCAGGTCATGGAGGAAAAAGCCAGAATTGTCTAACCAGTCTGCCCCTGGAGGTTTTGCAGTACATTGCTGGGTTCTTGGACAGCATCAGCCTGTCCCAGCTTTCCCAGGTGTCTGTGCTGATGAGAAATATCTGTGCTACTTTGTTACAAGAGAGAGGGATGGTCCTCCTGCAGTGGAAGAAGAAGAGGTATTCTCATGGAGGCACCTCCTGGAGAGTCCACAGAGAG TCCCCCAGGAGTGATTTCTACAGACTGCCTCAATCAACAACCTTGCCCTCCAGCTTCCAGCTGGGCAAATCTACTGCGAGTGTGTCATTGGAAATGGAGGGAGAAGA